Proteins from a genomic interval of Papaver somniferum cultivar HN1 chromosome 4, ASM357369v1, whole genome shotgun sequence:
- the LOC113275892 gene encoding uncharacterized protein LOC113275892, protein MATPTKLDFWGVLSESRKIMKSHSRHFLALSVLFLLPISFSIVAFHTFQLTINRPEPKQPESLLRFTLNRHEDKLPNPRFLVFSSIYGFVVLVLSLCATGTITYSVYHGFFGRPVKLISAIKSLLNSLLRLFTTVVSSLIVVVSISVFVSLVLFVIILVIEQLGFEISHYTENFSVFCVIGTVVLGLVVLYLLVNWSLAFVIVTIESSWGFDPLMRSKGLVKGMRCVSLSLLLFYGSILSLIVWLVWKFELGDGVVDGAIFVFLTVLASACLMAMMLNCIASYAVLYMYCKALHGELALEIAEEFSGDYVSLPFDEEKVPYVVTVLQ, encoded by the coding sequence ATGGCAACACCAACGAAATTAGATTTCTGGGGGGTTTTATCAGAATCAAGAAAGATAATGAAATCCCATTCCCGCCATTTCTTAGCTCTCTCGGTTCTGTTCCTCCTTCCAATTTCTTTCTCCATAGTTGCTTTCCACACTTTTCAACTCACTATAAACAGACCTGAACCTAAACAACCCGAATCGTTGCTCCGATTCACTCTAAATCGCCACGAAGATAAACTTCCTAACCCTAgatttcttgttttttcttcGATTTACGGTTTTGTTGTACTGGTTTTATCATTATGTGCTACTGGTACGATTACTTACAGTGTTTACCATGGATTTTTCGGACGACCTGTGAAATTGATTTCTGCTATTAAATCATTATTGAACTCGTTGTTACGACTTTTTACAACGGTTGTGAGTTCTTTGATTGTTGTGGTTTCGATTTCTGTTTTTGTTAGTCTTGTTTTGTTCGTTATTATATTGGTAATCGAacaattagggtttgagatttcCCATTATACTGAGAATTTTAGTGTGTTTTGTGTAATTGGTACAGTGGTTTTGGGGTTGGTTGTGTTGTATTTGCTAGTGAATTGGTCTTTAGCGTTTGTAATTGTTACGATCGAGTCGAGCTGGGGTTTTGATCCTTTGATGAGGAGTAAAGGTCTGGTGAAAGGAATGAGATGTGTATCTTTATCGCTTTTGTTGTTTTATGGTTCAATACTGAGTTTGATAGTGTGGCTTGTTTGGAAGTTTGAATTGGGTGATGGTGTCGTGGATGGGGCTATATTTGTTTTTCTGACTGTTCTAGCGTCGGCTtgtttaatggctatgatgcttaACTGTATAGCGTCATATGCTGTTCTGTATATGTATTGTAAAGCTTTACATGGAGAACTTGCTTTGGAGATTGCCGAGGAGTTTTCAGGGGATTATGTTAGCTTGCCGTTTGATGAGGAGAAAGTCCCTTACGTTGTAACTGTCCTACAATAA